The genome window ATCTGACCAGTCCAGGATAACATGGGTCGGGCATGCAACATTTCTACTTCAGCACGCTAAATGTAATATATTAACTGACCCACATTTTTCCAAACGAGCTTCACCTGTCTCATGGCTGGGGCCTAAAAGACATCAGCCACCAGGCATTGATTTGAAGTCGTTACCAGTTATAGATCTAGTCTTACTGTCTCACAACCATTATGATCACTTGGACTACCTTACCGTGCAATACCTTGTTAAGCATCACAACCCATTGTTTATTGTGCCAGTAGGAGTAGAGCAATGGTTTTATAAAAAAACAAACTCAAAAAAAATCATATCACTTAGCTGGGGAGAGTCTACCAAGTTTGAAGATTTAGTCATTAATTTTCTCCCAGTGCAACATTGGAGTGCACGGTCTTTTTACGACACCTGTGATACGCTTTGGGGTAGCTTTATGTTACAAGGTAAAAATAATTTCACTTTTTGGTTTTCAGGAGATCTTGGTTTTTCACAGGATATAGTAGATATCGCTAAACTATTTCCACATATCTCAATTGCCACAATTCCTATTGGAGCATATCAACCCCAGTTTATAATGAAGCAATCTCATCTTAATCCAGCAGAGGCAGTGCGCGTTTTTAATATTTTAAAACCGAAGTTAGCCATTGCACACCACTGGGGTACCTTTGAAAGACTCACTGACGAGCCTTTAGATGAGCCACCTATATTGCTTAAACAAGAACTCGCCAAGCAATCAATTGATCAAAATGAATTTATTGTTATGAAGCATGGGCAAACTGTTGTTACCAGTTAGCTGTGTCAGTTACAATTATTTTTGTAACGAACGCATATATAAAAATGCGATCACCGCAGAGATAGAACCAAACATAAATAAAAAAATATATCCAAAATGAGAAATAAAAAATCCGCCCACTAGTGGCGCGATACCTGAGATTAGCGCTGAAATTGACCCAAGTATACCTAACGCTACTCCTTGATCATCCTTGTTGGAGAGTTTTGAAAGGAGGGCATTTAGATTTGAATTGACAAGAGCGATGGGGATAACAATTGCAGGTATAAATAAGTATTGAGCATGAAGGGTTGGCATATGTGGAAAAAATATCAGCGAAAGACAAAAGGCCAACAAAGAGATACAAATTAATGTATATTCGCTAGTTATTTTTGTTACAATTCTAAGCAAAAAACCTTGCGTTAGTATCATGGCTACCCCGACAGTGGTAAAGTAAATTCCTAATTCTTTTTGGTTGAGATTGAACTTATCTGTTAGAAAAAATGTGGAAAAAGTTGATATAAATATAAATGGAATGAAAAAAAAGAAAGAACATAAATAAACAGGACGAAGCGTTTTATTGATTACTGCCTTTTTTATTGAAGTGATTCCTGGGAATAAAGAACTATTATTTCTATCTTTTGGATGGAGGTTTGTTTCAGGTAGCATTGTTTGCACCCAATAAAGATTAAGCAACCCAAAACCACCGGCAAAAAAGAATGGTACCGACGAAGACCCTGTAATTGAAACTAGTAAACTACACAGTGCAGGGCCTAAAACAAAACCCGCGCCAAACGCCATTCCAATAATTCCAAAATTACTTGTTCGGTTTTTAAAAGTGGTTGAGTCTGCAATCACCGCTCCTGCAACAGAAAAATTAGCACTGGATATACCTGCAATTGCTCGGGAAAATATTGCCAAAGTAAATGAATGTATTAATATTGAAATTGCAAATAAGGTATTGGCTATGATGAGTACGGCTATACATCCAAGTAATACTGGCTTTCTTCCAACCTTATCCGAGAATTCACCGAGGATGGGGGCAAAGATAAATTGCATGATTCCAAAAAGTCCCGTAGTTGCTCCAGCGATAAAGTACCACCAAGATGGATTGATTGAATGTAAGAGAAATTCAGAGGATTTAGGATCGGTGAATAATGAGGGTAGAATTGGCACTATCATTCCAATGCTGATAGTATCAAGAAGTAAAGTTACAAAAATAATCAGTAACGGCTTATGTTTCAAATTGATGCACGAGATCGATGAGGTGCGCGACCAGTTCAGGTTTAGCGCTTGGTGTTATTCCTTGACCTAAATTAAAAATATGCAATTCTGGGTTGGTGATTGATTGCAATACTTGTTTAGTTGCTTGGGTTAGTTCTTCTGCCGAGTTGTTTAAGTGGCTGGGATTGAGATTGCCTTGCAGGATTATGGTTGGGTTGCTTTGCCTGAGTTGAATTATATCTATAGGGCTATCTACTGCTAGTGCGGTGATATGAGGAATATTGGCGATCTGCTCTAGAACTTGCATGTTGAGATGTCTGGTGTAGAAAATTACAGGAACTTCTGGTGCGTGATTGTGTAGGTACTGTATGATCTCTGTTATGTAAGGTATGGCATAGGTGTTGTAAAGCTCGGGTGTTGATAAATGATTGCCCCATGAATCAAAGATTTGTAGTATTGAGACACCATGATTGGCTTGGAGTAGTAAATATTGTTTAATTGATGCGCTTAACATGCGCATGAGTTGGTGAAATTGCTGGGGGTGATTATTGATCCAGTGTTCTGGGGACTCTTGCAACATATATCTGGCTAACGTTATCGGAGTTGCTGAAAAGCCAATCAGGGGAACTCTTGATTGGAGCAATTCTAGAGTACATTCAATCCCATCGCTTAGGTACTTGAAATCTTGCTCGGGATCAGGAACTGAAAGCTTATCAATATCGTTAGTGGTAACAATTGGTCTTTTGAATGATGGACCAATTCCATCTTCAAATTTTAATCCTAGCCCCATGGCATCTGGTATGGTTAAGATGTCTGAGAAAATAATAGCGGCATCTAAATCAAATCGCTTGATAGGTTGTAAGGTAATCTCTGCGACAAGTTCTGGGTTTTTTATCATGGCAATAAAACTTCCAGCTTTTTCTCTAATCGCCCTGTATTCAGGCAAATACCGACCCGCTTGACGCATGATCCAAATTGGCATCCTTGGTGAAGATTGATGATTGAGGACCTTGAGTATGCAGTTATTGCGCATGTAGGTATTTAACTATGGAATGCGCAGCTTCTCTTCCATCATACACGGCAGTGACCACTAGGTCTGCACCTCGTACCATATCGCCACCTGAAAATATTTTCTGGTTGGAAGTTTGATAGGGAAGTTTGTTTTTAGTCAGCACTTTATGAGTGTTCTTGTCAAAGGCTATTCCCATTTCTTCAAACCAAGGGTGAGGTTCTGGCTTATATCCAAAAGCAATCAGTACCTTGGAGGCGGGGATTGACGAAAGCTTTTCATGATTGACGATATACTCAGCTCTACTGTTGAGACCTATTGATTGCTGTAAGGTAGTCTCAGCTACGGTGACTTGTTTAACCTCACTTCGTTCATTAGAAATTATTGCTGTGGGTTGGCTGTTGTAGATTATTTTAATACCTTCTTCTTTTGCATTAGCCACTTCTCGCGCAGAGCCTGGCATGTTTTTTTCGTCTCGGCGATACACGCAAGTAACCGTTTTTGCTTTAAGTCTAATTGCAGTTCGCACACAGTCCATGGCGGTGTCTCCACCACCTAACACTACTACTCTTTCATTGATAGAAGTGGTAAGAACTTCTTTTTCTAGTTTTGTCAAAGTTTTTTTCTGTATTTTTTTGGTGCTGGCGGTGAGAAAGGGGAGGGCGAGGACAACATTTGCTGAGTCAAGACCTGTGATATTGCCTGTGATTGGTTGATAGGCACCAGTGCCGATAAATACTGCATCAAAGTCTTTTAAAATTTGTGCAAATGAAATATCTTTTCCAATCGTGGTGTTGCATTGAAAAGTGATCCCCTGTTTTTCAAAA of Candidatus Methylacidiphilales bacterium contains these proteins:
- the hemE gene encoding uroporphyrinogen decarboxylase translates to MRNNCILKVLNHQSSPRMPIWIMRQAGRYLPEYRAIREKAGSFIAMIKNPELVAEITLQPIKRFDLDAAIIFSDILTIPDAMGLGLKFEDGIGPSFKRPIVTTNDIDKLSVPDPEQDFKYLSDGIECTLELLQSRVPLIGFSATPITLARYMLQESPEHWINNHPQQFHQLMRMLSASIKQYLLLQANHGVSILQIFDSWGNHLSTPELYNTYAIPYITEIIQYLHNHAPEVPVIFYTRHLNMQVLEQIANIPHITALAVDSPIDIIQLRQSNPTIILQGNLNPSHLNNSAEELTQATKQVLQSITNPELHIFNLGQGITPSAKPELVAHLIDLVHQFET
- a CDS encoding MBL fold metallo-hydrolase — translated: MPYRYKNRYLVSSGSGVSKKEVRKWMWNKLLTKRTHIPRKLIIGQKPDLELIQSQSDQSRITWVGHATFLLQHAKCNILTDPHFSKRASPVSWLGPKRHQPPGIDLKSLPVIDLVLLSHNHYDHLDYLTVQYLVKHHNPLFIVPVGVEQWFYKKTNSKKIISLSWGESTKFEDLVINFLPVQHWSARSFYDTCDTLWGSFMLQGKNNFTFWFSGDLGFSQDIVDIAKLFPHISIATIPIGAYQPQFIMKQSHLNPAEAVRVFNILKPKLAIAHHWGTFERLTDEPLDEPPILLKQELAKQSIDQNEFIVMKHGQTVVTS
- a CDS encoding FAD-dependent oxidoreductase produces the protein MADRLLDFLLVERQDPKKLAPNERIIHFNEIYSQFKEDSSKEQSHRCLDCGNPYCEWKCPVHNYIPNWLKLVQQGKIIEAAELCHQTNSLPEICGRICPQDRLCEGACTINDDFGAVTIGSIEKYIVDTAFAMGWTPDLSNVVKTNFRVAIVGAGPAGLACADVLSRNGVEAVVFDRYDDIGGLMLYGIPNFKLDKQVLATRKQIFEKQGITFQCNTTIGKDISFAQILKDFDAVFIGTGAYQPITGNITGLDSANVVLALPFLTASTKKIQKKTLTKLEKEVLTTSINERVVVLGGGDTAMDCVRTAIRLKAKTVTCVYRRDEKNMPGSAREVANAKEEGIKIIYNSQPTAIISNERSEVKQVTVAETTLQQSIGLNSRAEYIVNHEKLSSIPASKVLIAFGYKPEPHPWFEEMGIAFDKNTHKVLTKNKLPYQTSNQKIFSGGDMVRGADLVVTAVYDGREAAHSIVKYLHAQ
- a CDS encoding MFS transporter; the encoded protein is MKHKPLLIIFVTLLLDTISIGMIVPILPSLFTDPKSSEFLLHSINPSWWYFIAGATTGLFGIMQFIFAPILGEFSDKVGRKPVLLGCIAVLIIANTLFAISILIHSFTLAIFSRAIAGISSANFSVAGAVIADSTTFKNRTSNFGIIGMAFGAGFVLGPALCSLLVSITGSSSVPFFFAGGFGLLNLYWVQTMLPETNLHPKDRNNSSLFPGITSIKKAVINKTLRPVYLCSFFFFIPFIFISTFSTFFLTDKFNLNQKELGIYFTTVGVAMILTQGFLLRIVTKITSEYTLICISLLAFCLSLIFFPHMPTLHAQYLFIPAIVIPIALVNSNLNALLSKLSNKDDQGVALGILGSISALISGIAPLVGGFFISHFGYIFLFMFGSISAVIAFLYMRSLQK